From one Paenibacillus terrae HPL-003 genomic stretch:
- the fba gene encoding class II fructose-1,6-bisphosphate aldolase has translation MPLVSMKEMLQQAKQEHYGVGQFNINGLSWVHAILDAAQEEEAPVIVAASDRLIDFLGGYRTVAAMVSTLVEEKNIQVPVALHLDHGKTVDNCLRAIDAGFTSVMFDGSHGPIEDNIRDTRKVTAYATGSGVSVEAEVGTVGGMEDGLIGGIQYADLNECIRIAEETGIDALAAALGSVHGKYAGEPKLGFDEMDAISRAVGIPLVLHGASGIPKHQLDRAIKLGHAKVNINTECVTAWSLQLRNTLAEDLETTEPRKILTPARDAIRETVRAKIREFGSSHKAVSLKNK, from the coding sequence ATGCCCTTGGTTTCCATGAAGGAAATGCTACAGCAAGCAAAACAGGAGCATTACGGCGTTGGCCAGTTTAATATTAACGGCTTATCTTGGGTTCACGCCATACTTGATGCAGCCCAGGAAGAAGAAGCGCCTGTCATTGTGGCGGCATCAGATCGACTGATTGACTTTCTGGGTGGTTACCGGACTGTTGCGGCTATGGTAAGTACGCTTGTTGAGGAAAAGAACATTCAGGTCCCTGTAGCTCTGCATTTGGACCACGGCAAGACGGTTGACAATTGCCTGCGTGCGATTGATGCGGGCTTCACCTCTGTCATGTTCGATGGCTCCCATGGCCCGATTGAGGATAATATCCGGGATACGAGAAAGGTTACTGCATATGCAACTGGTTCCGGTGTATCCGTCGAAGCGGAAGTCGGTACAGTAGGTGGTATGGAAGATGGCCTGATCGGCGGTATTCAGTATGCAGATCTGAATGAGTGCATACGGATCGCAGAAGAAACAGGTATTGATGCACTGGCAGCCGCACTGGGTTCCGTACACGGCAAATATGCTGGAGAACCGAAGCTCGGCTTTGACGAGATGGATGCCATCTCGCGAGCGGTCGGTATTCCTCTGGTTTTGCACGGTGCTTCGGGGATACCGAAGCATCAACTCGACCGGGCGATCAAGCTAGGTCATGCTAAAGTGAATATCAACACCGAATGTGTGACAGCCTGGTCACTTCAGTTGCGTAACACGCTAGCGGAGGATTTGGAAACGACCGAACCGAGAAAAATATTAACTCCGGCGAGAGACGCGATTCGGGAAACGGTGCGTGCCAAAATTCGTGAATTTGGCTCAAGTCATAAAGCGGTCAGTTTGAAAAATAAATAA
- a CDS encoding DeoR/GlpR family DNA-binding transcription regulator, which produces MIKSQRINQIKEYVFEHESVSLEELVEHFGVSKNTIRRDIQPLVDSGIIKKVYGGVSVNHSTLVVFNERRDQNLTKKQEIGKLASQFIEDGDVIFVDSGTTTLELLPYIQHRQLTIVTNNFDFIHEAKPFPSLSIFSTGGMLERKTNSFVGFQSIELLKKYNINKAFVASTGISITNGVTNSSPLETDIKSTVVEKSMNVYLMIDDSKFDKYALTTYCSLSDIDYLITNSIPNVSYQQYASEHGIKIVTS; this is translated from the coding sequence ATGATCAAATCGCAACGAATTAATCAGATTAAGGAATACGTTTTTGAGCATGAATCGGTATCATTGGAAGAACTGGTGGAGCATTTTGGAGTATCGAAGAATACAATCCGTAGAGATATTCAGCCTCTTGTCGATTCCGGGATCATAAAAAAAGTATACGGTGGGGTTTCTGTCAATCATTCTACCCTTGTTGTCTTCAACGAACGACGCGATCAGAACCTTACCAAGAAGCAGGAGATTGGCAAACTGGCTTCCCAGTTCATTGAGGACGGGGATGTTATTTTTGTTGATTCGGGGACGACGACCTTGGAGCTTCTACCCTACATTCAACACAGGCAGCTTACGATTGTAACGAACAATTTTGATTTTATTCATGAAGCTAAGCCCTTCCCTTCCCTATCTATCTTCTCTACGGGCGGCATGCTTGAACGCAAAACGAATTCCTTTGTTGGCTTCCAAAGTATTGAGCTACTAAAAAAATATAACATCAATAAAGCTTTTGTTGCTTCAACAGGCATTTCGATTACGAACGGAGTGACCAATTCATCTCCGCTTGAGACCGACATTAAAAGTACAGTTGTGGAAAAAAGCATGAACGTGTATTTAATGATTGACGACAGCAAATTCGACAAATATGCCCTCACTACGTACTGTTCTCTTAGCGATATTGACTATTTGATCACCAACAGTATACCAAACGTAAGCTACCAGCAATATGCATCAGAACATGGTATCAAAATCGTGACGTCATAA
- a CDS encoding IS3 family transposase yields MFNELQSSSVSRGRTRGIAYVVYPPDLCREGILVNHKKVYRLMEKSGIRSVHPKEATLFRQTGICCKCQPIRSPISGRFPFIQAV; encoded by the coding sequence GTGTTTAACGAGCTGCAGTCAAGCAGCGTAAGCAGAGGAAGAACTCGTGGAATCGCATATGTTGTCTATCCACCGGATTTATGTAGAGAGGGTATCTTGGTTAACCACAAGAAGGTGTACCGCCTGATGGAGAAATCGGGAATCCGTTCGGTTCATCCGAAAGAAGCGACGCTTTTTCGGCAAACAGGCATCTGCTGTAAATGCCAACCGATTAGATCGCCAATTTCAGGCAGATTCCCCTTTATCCAAGCTGTATAG
- a CDS encoding DUF5695 domain-containing protein, translated as MKLKGILAAFLFLTVASVLLGAHKAEAYELSNDKLTIQTGEHGEISSIRIKGDAFPTEYVMNATVTPEQNTADHQWLGELMFTYRLDNGSWTKAWTNKSADARKITTSGNRVTVTYENSSNAEGIRNFKVIETYSAEANGSVLWNIQVQNTSGKKLEIGDFGLPLPFNEQWTNGDAIYETRVVTHSFVGNNSSYITAGRPSGIGSSLLLMPDSTTDAGFEYQDHWRDEEHPGSKWAWNPANEGKWLEGLNVFYIHSNVIKSTNRGYLSNTSLILNPGQSKNYGFKFLAVKDEHDVKDTLYQENLVDTTVVPGMIVPTNQKAKVDLRSKQAISKVTYPDGTVIPQTDSKSGGHHIYELKFTKLGPNFITVEYGNGNKTVLQFYAIEPIDQALQRHATFMVDKTQWNVPGDLRDKVFDDWMMHTKSKRNIFNGYWGWGDDWGLTHGQFLAEKNTLSPVAKEVRAVDDYLETAIWTNLMNGHHEDYLIHDFLMPEPNDTPTYRGYAYPHVYNTYFSMYKIAKEYPDLVTYKHPKETYLLRAYNIFKALYEGPVAYNWETGLMGELTTPDIIQALHDEGYDDEANDLKEKMDRKYNNFKNTKYPYGSEYSYDNTGEEAVYTLAKQNIDTEGEQSKALEMMSKINAKTRAARGHMPVWYYYTDPVTITGENWFNFQYTTSLAGYAMDDWIRHHEDNQREEQQRLSYAAKMANVGAINSGQISSDPENIGAVAWTYQAEKGNNGTNGTGGGKNVPLFNGWRGMSGEADLGLFGALKTLSADIAVDPIFGLTGYGAEVSKSGNVYTIKPLDGLFKRVNLITEKLYIELDRDQYTEAKLATSKDYVWFQLKNQTPSQAHSTYVTFDGLKKGTYLVKVGGQSQGKFNAYAPTNKLKLDIGTASSYTVELTPTTPDPNKAPVVDAGKDSKVKLPDQIILKGTAVDDGLPQGKVTSEWSLVEGPQSAKVTFSSKTSLRTKVDVSEPGTYIFKLTASDSLLSAEARVSVVAEPATPLPEQLAVYKFDEKSGTLAADSSDSGNDATVKGTVAWAAGKTGNAVSLNGKDSYVQLPAGIVSRAQQLTVSGWVKANSLSDYVRIFDFGSGTNEYMFLTPKVGDRMLFAITNQGNGQGQEQTIDAPVLPTGVWKHVAVTLSGSTGILYVDGKEVGRNTNLTLNPTSLGQTKNNFIGKSQYPDPYFNGLVDEFRIYSRALNATEVAGLASGTAQSLTAAEKITALKEVNVTTRAGEKPELPSVVEATYGEGSIKWVAVEWENIDPAQYATPGSFEWKGNVEGTELKAIAKVTVVEAGVPVNSGTPETQTNPVNPVTPETPAPVSSAKSAGGSRSGVNNE; from the coding sequence ATGAAACTTAAGGGAATATTGGCTGCATTTTTGTTTTTAACCGTAGCGTCTGTGCTGTTGGGGGCGCATAAGGCAGAGGCCTATGAACTATCCAATGACAAGCTGACGATTCAGACAGGCGAGCATGGAGAAATTTCATCCATTCGTATCAAAGGAGATGCTTTCCCGACTGAATATGTTATGAACGCAACGGTAACACCTGAGCAGAACACCGCAGATCATCAATGGCTGGGAGAGCTCATGTTCACGTACCGACTGGACAATGGCAGTTGGACAAAGGCTTGGACGAACAAGTCGGCAGACGCACGCAAGATCACGACCAGTGGCAATCGTGTTACCGTTACGTATGAGAATTCAAGCAACGCAGAAGGCATACGCAATTTTAAAGTCATCGAAACGTATTCGGCGGAGGCGAACGGTTCGGTGTTGTGGAATATACAGGTACAGAATACGAGTGGAAAAAAGTTGGAGATTGGCGATTTCGGCTTGCCTTTGCCATTCAATGAGCAGTGGACCAACGGCGATGCGATTTACGAGACTCGAGTCGTAACGCATTCCTTTGTCGGCAACAATAGCTCCTATATTACAGCTGGACGTCCCAGCGGGATTGGTTCTTCGCTGCTGCTGATGCCTGATTCCACAACAGATGCCGGTTTTGAATATCAGGATCACTGGCGGGATGAGGAGCATCCAGGCAGTAAATGGGCTTGGAACCCAGCCAACGAAGGCAAGTGGCTGGAGGGACTGAATGTATTTTATATTCATTCCAATGTCATCAAGTCCACCAACCGTGGATATTTATCCAACACAAGTCTGATCTTGAATCCCGGTCAAAGCAAAAACTATGGCTTCAAGTTTCTGGCGGTGAAGGACGAGCATGATGTAAAAGATACGCTGTACCAAGAAAACTTGGTAGATACGACAGTCGTACCGGGTATGATCGTGCCTACGAATCAAAAGGCGAAGGTGGATCTGCGCTCCAAGCAGGCGATCAGCAAGGTGACCTATCCAGATGGAACCGTCATTCCACAGACGGACAGCAAGTCTGGAGGGCATCATATTTATGAACTGAAATTTACGAAATTAGGCCCAAACTTCATAACCGTGGAATATGGAAACGGCAATAAGACGGTTTTACAGTTCTATGCCATCGAGCCAATTGATCAGGCGCTGCAACGGCACGCTACGTTTATGGTAGATAAAACCCAGTGGAATGTACCGGGTGATCTGCGCGACAAGGTCTTTGACGATTGGATGATGCATACCAAATCCAAGCGTAACATTTTCAACGGCTACTGGGGCTGGGGGGATGATTGGGGTCTGACGCACGGACAGTTCCTGGCTGAGAAAAATACACTGTCTCCAGTTGCCAAAGAGGTGCGGGCAGTAGACGATTATTTGGAGACGGCGATCTGGACGAATCTGATGAACGGACATCATGAGGATTATTTAATTCATGATTTCCTGATGCCGGAGCCGAACGATACACCGACCTATCGGGGGTATGCCTACCCGCATGTATACAACACGTATTTCAGCATGTACAAGATTGCCAAGGAATACCCGGATCTGGTCACTTACAAGCATCCGAAGGAAACGTATTTGCTGCGGGCGTATAATATTTTCAAAGCATTGTATGAAGGGCCAGTCGCGTACAACTGGGAAACGGGCTTGATGGGCGAACTGACCACGCCGGATATTATTCAGGCACTTCATGATGAAGGCTATGATGATGAGGCGAATGATCTCAAGGAAAAAATGGATCGCAAATATAATAATTTTAAAAATACGAAGTATCCTTACGGCTCCGAATACAGCTACGACAATACAGGGGAAGAGGCCGTATATACATTAGCCAAGCAGAATATAGACACAGAAGGCGAGCAAAGCAAGGCATTGGAAATGATGAGCAAAATCAATGCCAAAACCCGTGCAGCACGCGGACATATGCCAGTATGGTATTACTATACTGATCCGGTGACGATTACCGGGGAGAACTGGTTTAACTTCCAGTACACGACCTCGCTCGCAGGATATGCGATGGATGACTGGATACGGCATCATGAGGACAATCAACGCGAGGAACAACAACGGCTGTCCTATGCAGCTAAAATGGCGAATGTCGGAGCGATTAACTCCGGGCAAATCAGCTCGGACCCAGAGAACATCGGGGCAGTCGCTTGGACGTATCAAGCGGAAAAAGGCAATAACGGAACGAACGGCACCGGAGGGGGTAAAAATGTTCCGCTCTTTAACGGCTGGCGCGGCATGAGTGGCGAGGCTGACCTCGGATTGTTCGGTGCGCTCAAAACGTTAAGCGCCGATATTGCGGTGGATCCGATTTTCGGATTGACGGGCTACGGTGCAGAGGTAAGCAAAAGCGGTAACGTGTATACGATCAAGCCGCTGGACGGCCTGTTCAAGCGCGTCAATCTGATCACGGAAAAGCTGTATATCGAGCTGGACAGGGACCAATATACAGAAGCCAAGCTGGCAACATCCAAGGATTATGTATGGTTCCAGCTGAAAAACCAAACGCCAAGCCAAGCACATTCCACGTACGTTACATTTGATGGTTTGAAGAAAGGAACGTATTTGGTTAAAGTAGGTGGTCAATCGCAAGGTAAATTTAATGCGTATGCACCTACCAACAAGCTGAAGTTGGACATTGGCACAGCCTCCTCCTATACGGTGGAGCTGACACCGACAACACCCGATCCGAACAAGGCTCCTGTCGTCGATGCTGGTAAAGACTCCAAGGTGAAGCTGCCGGATCAGATCATTTTGAAGGGTACGGCTGTCGATGATGGGCTTCCGCAAGGAAAGGTTACAAGCGAGTGGAGTCTGGTTGAAGGACCACAGAGCGCCAAGGTCACATTCAGCAGTAAAACATCGCTGCGCACGAAGGTGGACGTTTCTGAGCCAGGAACGTATATATTCAAGCTGACAGCCAGCGATTCGCTGTTGTCTGCGGAGGCCAGAGTAAGCGTGGTAGCTGAACCGGCGACTCCGTTACCAGAACAGCTTGCAGTTTACAAGTTTGACGAAAAAAGCGGTACCCTTGCTGCGGATTCATCGGATAGCGGCAATGATGCTACCGTCAAGGGGACAGTTGCATGGGCCGCGGGTAAGACAGGCAATGCCGTCAGCCTCAATGGCAAGGACAGCTATGTGCAGCTTCCAGCTGGCATTGTGAGCCGGGCACAGCAATTGACCGTATCCGGCTGGGTGAAAGCGAACAGCCTGAGCGATTATGTACGGATTTTTGACTTCGGCTCCGGGACGAATGAATATATGTTCCTGACCCCTAAAGTCGGGGACCGGATGCTGTTTGCCATTACGAACCAAGGTAACGGACAAGGACAGGAACAGACGATTGATGCCCCTGTGCTGCCGACTGGTGTGTGGAAGCACGTTGCGGTCACGCTTTCGGGCTCTACGGGAATTTTATACGTGGATGGAAAAGAAGTGGGACGCAATACCAACCTGACCCTGAATCCTACCAGTCTGGGCCAGACCAAAAATAATTTTATCGGTAAGTCCCAGTACCCTGATCCGTATTTCAATGGTCTGGTGGATGAATTCCGCATCTACAGCCGTGCTTTGAATGCAACCGAGGTGGCGGGTCTGGCCTCCGGTACAGCACAGAGTCTGACGGCAGCCGAGAAAATCACCGCTTTAAAAGAAGTAAACGTGACGACTCGTGCAGGTGAAAAGCCCGAATTGCCAAGTGTAGTGGAAGCTACGTATGGAGAAGGCTCCATCAAATGGGTAGCTGTAGAGTGGGAAAATATTGATCCTGCACAATATGCTACTCCGGGTTCATTTGAATGGAAGGGCAATGTAGAAGGAACAGAGTTGAAGGCCATTGCCAAGGTGACCGTGGTCGAAGCGGGGGTTCCCGTCAACTCCGGTACTCCAGAAACGCAGACAAATCCGGTTAACCCGGTAACACCCGAAACACCTGCTCCTGTCAGTTCTGCTAAATCAGCAGGGGGATCACGATCTGGAGTAAATAACGAATAG
- a CDS encoding alpha-glucosidase/alpha-galactosidase, protein MSKITFLGAGSTVFAKNVLGDCMLTPALQGFELALFDIDPERLKDSENILSNLKKTTGSTCVIRSYTDRKEALRGAAYVVNAIQVGGYDPCTITDFEIPKKYGLRQTIADTVGIGGIFRNLRTIPVMLDFAADVREVCPDAWFLNYTNPMAVLTNVMNVYGGVRTVGLCHSVQACIPELFKSLGLEQEGVKAKIAGINHMAWLLEVSKDGEDLYPEIKKRAAAKRQEKHHDMVRFEMMLKFGYYITESSEHNAEYHPYFIKRAYPELIERFNIPLDEYPRRCVSQIERWETMRGELLGNQDLRHERSNEYASYILEAIETDRPFTIGGNVMNTGLITNLPKEACVEVPCLVNRNGVTPTFVGDLPPQCAALNRTNINTQLLTIEAAVTGKKEHIYHAALLDPHTSAELSMDEIVSLCDELIAAHGEWLPAYV, encoded by the coding sequence ATGAGCAAGATTACATTTCTGGGTGCAGGCAGCACGGTATTTGCCAAAAATGTGCTTGGTGATTGTATGTTGACACCTGCTTTGCAGGGCTTTGAGCTGGCGTTGTTCGATATTGACCCCGAAAGACTGAAGGATTCGGAAAATATTTTATCCAATTTGAAAAAAACGACGGGCAGCACCTGTGTGATTCGCTCCTACACAGACCGTAAGGAAGCGCTGCGTGGAGCTGCCTATGTGGTAAATGCCATTCAGGTAGGTGGCTATGATCCGTGTACGATTACGGATTTTGAAATTCCTAAAAAATACGGCCTGCGCCAAACGATTGCCGATACGGTCGGAATTGGTGGTATTTTCCGCAACCTACGAACGATTCCGGTGATGCTCGATTTTGCCGCAGATGTGCGCGAGGTATGCCCGGATGCATGGTTTCTCAACTATACGAATCCGATGGCTGTGCTGACGAATGTGATGAACGTATACGGCGGTGTCCGTACAGTAGGGCTGTGTCATAGCGTGCAGGCATGTATACCGGAGCTGTTCAAAAGCCTAGGACTGGAGCAGGAAGGCGTGAAGGCGAAAATCGCAGGCATCAATCATATGGCGTGGCTGCTCGAAGTGAGCAAGGACGGCGAGGATTTGTATCCCGAGATTAAAAAACGGGCCGCCGCCAAGCGGCAGGAAAAGCATCATGATATGGTGCGCTTTGAAATGATGCTGAAATTCGGCTATTACATTACGGAATCGTCCGAGCATAATGCGGAGTATCATCCATATTTTATCAAGCGGGCATACCCTGAACTGATCGAACGGTTCAATATTCCTTTGGATGAGTACCCGCGTCGCTGTGTGAGCCAGATTGAACGATGGGAAACGATGCGCGGGGAGCTTTTGGGAAATCAGGATCTACGTCATGAGCGGTCGAATGAATATGCTTCCTATATTTTGGAGGCTATCGAAACGGATCGGCCTTTTACCATTGGCGGCAATGTGATGAACACAGGTTTAATTACCAATCTGCCGAAAGAAGCATGTGTGGAGGTGCCTTGTCTGGTGAATCGCAACGGGGTTACGCCGACCTTTGTCGGAGATTTGCCGCCCCAATGCGCTGCGCTGAACCGGACGAATATTAATACACAGCTGTTGACGATTGAAGCTGCTGTCACCGGGAAAAAAGAGCATATTTATCATGCCGCACTGCTGGACCCGCACACATCAGCCGAGCTGTCCATGGATGAGATTGTTTCGCTGTGCGATGAACTGATTGCGGCGCACGGAGAGTGGCTTCCAGCCTATGTATAA